A stretch of the Coprobacillus cateniformis genome encodes the following:
- the brnQ gene encoding branched-chain amino acid transport system II carrier protein, with translation MKTLKRKELLFIGLTLFSMFFGAGNLIFPPFLGEQAGGLAWFAMIGFIISAVGLPVLGVIAVAKAGGLKPLAGRVHPKFAFVFTLLIYLSIGPCLAIPRTASTSFEMTIVPFIGNYGKIAQFIYSFVFFGIALYMALNPEKLSDRLGKVLCPILLCLISIIFIGSFFAGTFQYGTSIEPYTSHSLIQGFLDGYQTMDTIAALNFGIIIALNIQSKGIHDSKTIVSSTMKAGLIAGFCLTLVYCALLHIGGLAGNINGYHSNGAQTLMQFVEYLFKNTGVIILGATFFIACLNTCIGLICCCSEYFYEIIPQISYKKWAFLFAGLSMIISNIGLDMILQVSVPVLNFLYPLSIVLIVLAFLHPWIHKYTYVYQITMLLTGIGSILGLLPSLGLNYQWLHSIPLYNQSLGWIIFSAVGLCLSICVNTQKE, from the coding sequence ATGAAGACATTAAAGAGAAAAGAACTCTTGTTTATAGGGTTAACATTATTTTCGATGTTTTTTGGGGCAGGAAATTTAATCTTTCCACCATTTTTAGGGGAGCAGGCAGGAGGACTCGCTTGGTTTGCGATGATCGGATTTATAATCAGTGCAGTTGGCTTACCAGTATTGGGTGTCATTGCTGTAGCTAAGGCTGGTGGGCTAAAGCCATTAGCTGGACGTGTACATCCAAAGTTTGCATTTGTCTTTACTTTGCTTATTTATTTATCAATTGGGCCCTGTTTAGCTATTCCTAGAACTGCTAGTACATCATTTGAGATGACAATTGTTCCTTTTATTGGAAATTATGGAAAAATTGCTCAATTTATTTATTCATTTGTATTTTTTGGTATAGCGTTGTATATGGCTTTAAACCCAGAAAAGTTATCAGATCGTTTAGGTAAGGTTTTATGTCCAATTCTCTTATGTTTAATTAGTATTATATTTATTGGGAGTTTTTTTGCAGGAACTTTCCAATATGGAACAAGCATTGAACCTTATACAAGTCATTCTTTGATACAAGGTTTTTTAGATGGTTATCAAACAATGGACACCATTGCTGCATTGAATTTTGGGATTATTATAGCCTTAAATATTCAAAGTAAAGGGATTCATGATTCAAAAACGATTGTTTCTTCAACAATGAAAGCTGGCTTGATTGCTGGGTTTTGTTTGACATTGGTTTATTGTGCTTTGTTGCATATTGGGGGATTGGCTGGTAATATCAATGGTTACCATTCAAATGGTGCACAAACATTGATGCAGTTTGTTGAATATTTGTTTAAGAATACAGGAGTTATTATCTTAGGTGCAACCTTCTTTATTGCTTGTTTAAATACTTGCATTGGTTTGATTTGTTGTTGTAGTGAATATTTTTATGAAATTATTCCTCAAATTAGTTATAAGAAATGGGCATTTCTCTTTGCTGGCTTGAGTATGATCATTTCAAATATTGGGTTAGATATGATTCTTCAAGTTTCTGTTCCTGTATTAAATTTTCTTTATCCATTATCAATTGTTTTAATCGTTTTAGCTTTTTTACACCCTTGGATTCATAAATATACATATGTTTATCAAATCACTATGTTATTGACTGGTATTGGAAGTATTCTTGGCTTATTACCTAGTTTGGGATTGAATTATCAATGGTTGCATTCTATACCATTGTATAATCAATCATTAGGATGGATTATTTTTTCTGCTGTTGGTTTATGTTTAAGTATCTGTGTGAATACTCAAAAAGAATAA
- a CDS encoding PD-(D/E)XK nuclease family transposase: protein MFVCERNTEYLDAISRLKVIDDDFMRIVFKDKECLTQFLEIILERPIEIIEWHVQYDINNILGRSISIDVFVKTENHYINIEVQRDYTGANPRRARFHGSLIDASTSYPKEEWKDLPHMIIIFITEEDVLGYGLPIYHVHRTIDENNQIFDDGSEIIYINASIQEDNALGRLMHDFLCSETSDMHYEFLRKRVSYFKETEGGRKEMCEIWEEIKRKGKQEGIQEGIIEGEARGRREEKSEMIQKIIEKGYTLEEAFDLFDIPEEEQPVYIQRMIS, encoded by the coding sequence GTGTTCGTATGTGAAAGGAATACCGAATATCTGGATGCGATTTCCAGACTCAAGGTGATTGATGATGATTTCATGAGGATTGTCTTCAAGGATAAGGAGTGTCTGACTCAGTTTCTTGAGATTATCTTAGAAAGGCCTATTGAAATCATTGAATGGCATGTGCAGTATGATATCAATAATATTCTTGGAAGGTCTATCAGTATTGATGTCTTTGTCAAAACTGAAAATCATTATATCAATATTGAAGTGCAAAGAGATTATACTGGAGCCAATCCAAGACGGGCAAGATTTCATGGAAGTCTGATTGATGCCAGTACATCATATCCTAAAGAAGAATGGAAGGACTTGCCTCATATGATTATCATCTTCATAACAGAAGAGGATGTCCTAGGATATGGGTTACCAATCTATCATGTTCATAGAACAATAGATGAGAATAACCAGATATTTGATGATGGAAGTGAGATCATCTATATCAATGCAAGTATTCAGGAGGATAATGCCTTAGGGAGATTGATGCATGATTTTCTATGTAGTGAGACAAGTGATATGCATTATGAGTTTTTAAGGAAAAGAGTGAGTTATTTTAAAGAGACAGAAGGAGGGAGAAAAGAGATGTGTGAAATCTGGGAAGAGATTAAAAGAAAGGGTAAGCAAGAGGGTATTCAAGAGGGTATTATTGAAGGCGAGGCCAGAGGGAGGAGAGAAGAGAAGAGTGAGATGATACAAAAGATCATTGAAAAAGGGTATACACTAGAAGAAGCATTCGATTTATTTGATATACCAGAGGAGGAACAACCAGTATACATACAGAGAATGATTTCATAG
- a CDS encoding AEC family transporter gives MELSFLLMQQICQLFIMIFLGFMLVKTKTLSTQDSKVISKVILFVVSPCAILTSFMIEFTPDKLFGLGLALLGAFIVHVIYIPLTELLSKIFGFVPIEKATVIYSNSGNLIIPLVGAILGKEWVLYTSGYMIVQTILLWTHAKSLVCNERQYDIKKIFLNVNVIAIMIGIILFLSQFQLPGLVVTTFDKVGSMIGPLAMIVIGMLIGEMNFKDIFSEKRTYLICFMRLIVYPFIIVLVFQFTGLSTISSDANQIFLITILAASAPAAATITQFAQLYNKHPGYASIMNVMSVIFSIVSMPLMVMIYQLF, from the coding sequence ATGGAACTAAGTTTTTTATTAATGCAACAAATTTGTCAGTTATTTATTATGATTTTTTTAGGTTTTATGTTAGTCAAAACAAAAACATTAAGTACACAGGATAGTAAAGTTATTTCAAAAGTTATTTTGTTTGTTGTTTCACCTTGTGCTATCCTCACATCTTTTATGATTGAATTTACACCAGATAAATTATTTGGTTTAGGACTGGCTTTATTAGGAGCTTTTATTGTCCATGTTATTTATATTCCTTTAACAGAGTTATTGAGTAAAATATTTGGGTTTGTTCCTATTGAAAAAGCGACTGTTATTTATTCGAATTCTGGTAATTTAATTATTCCTTTGGTGGGTGCTATTTTAGGGAAAGAATGGGTCTTGTATACAAGTGGATATATGATTGTTCAAACAATATTATTATGGACACATGCAAAAAGTCTAGTATGTAATGAGAGGCAGTATGATATAAAAAAGATTTTTTTAAATGTCAATGTGATTGCTATTATGATTGGAATTATTTTATTTTTATCTCAGTTTCAATTACCTGGATTGGTTGTGACAACTTTTGATAAAGTAGGAAGCATGATTGGACCACTTGCAATGATTGTTATTGGGATGTTAATTGGTGAAATGAATTTTAAAGATATCTTTAGTGAAAAGAGAACATATCTTATTTGTTTTATGCGATTGATTGTTTATCCATTTATCATTGTATTGGTCTTTCAGTTCACAGGATTATCAACAATTTCATCTGATGCAAATCAAATTTTCTTGATTACAATTTTAGCAGCAAGTGCACCTGCTGCTGCAACAATAACGCAATTTGCACAACTTTATAATAAACATCCTGGATATGCCAGTATTATGAATGTTATGAGTGTTATTTTTAGTATTGTGAGTATGCCTTTGATGGTGATGATTTATCAATTATTTTAG
- a CDS encoding glycoside hydrolase family 1 protein produces MTRQFPKGFLWGGATAANQYEGGWNEGGKGMSVSDCARHHLDVDVQDYKAQNAVTSKDIEDALKSTDDSLYPKRHASDGYHHYKEDIKMFAEMGFKVYRMSIAWSRIFPHGDDTEPNEEGLKFYDDVFDECIKYGIEPLVTMSHYEPPIHLTLNYDGWASREVIDMFVRYVEVICERYKNKVKYWLTFNEVDSMIRHPYTTGGLIEDRFPDRNFTEVIFQAMHHQFVASALATKICHEKIPGSMVGCMLTKLTYYPYTCKPEDVLQAQQDMRSTYCYSDTQVFGEYPAYLLAKFRNEGLNIQMEKDDLNIMKKYPVDFVSFSYYMSSCSAKSVEGLDTAVGNTITAVKNPYLPASDWGWQIDPIGLRISMVDLYDRYRKPLFIVENGLGAKDELIDGTVDDQYRINYFDVHFKEMLNAIEIDGVECLGYTSWGCIDIVSESTKQMSKRYGFIYVDCDDLGNGTYKRYPKKSFYWYKKVIETNGACLFEK; encoded by the coding sequence ATGACAAGACAATTTCCAAAAGGATTTTTATGGGGTGGTGCTACTGCTGCTAATCAATATGAAGGTGGATGGAATGAAGGAGGAAAAGGGATGAGTGTCTCTGATTGTGCAAGACATCACTTAGATGTAGATGTACAGGATTATAAAGCACAGAATGCAGTAACTTCAAAAGATATTGAAGATGCTTTAAAATCAACTGATGATTCATTGTATCCAAAAAGACATGCATCTGATGGTTATCACCATTATAAAGAAGATATCAAAATGTTTGCTGAAATGGGATTTAAGGTTTATCGTATGTCAATTGCCTGGTCTAGAATCTTTCCTCATGGTGATGATACTGAACCTAATGAAGAAGGTTTAAAATTCTATGATGATGTTTTTGATGAATGTATCAAATATGGTATTGAGCCATTAGTAACAATGTCTCATTATGAACCGCCAATTCATCTCACGCTCAATTATGATGGATGGGCATCAAGAGAAGTGATTGATATGTTTGTCAGATATGTAGAGGTCATCTGTGAAAGATATAAAAACAAGGTCAAATACTGGTTGACATTTAATGAAGTCGACTCTATGATTAGACACCCATATACAACTGGAGGGCTTATAGAAGATAGATTCCCAGATAGAAACTTTACAGAAGTTATTTTTCAAGCAATGCATCATCAATTTGTAGCAAGTGCTCTTGCAACCAAGATCTGTCATGAGAAAATACCAGGATCAATGGTGGGATGTATGTTAACAAAACTCACATATTATCCATATACATGTAAACCAGAAGATGTCTTGCAAGCACAACAGGATATGCGTAGCACATATTGTTATAGTGATACACAAGTGTTTGGAGAATATCCAGCATATTTGTTGGCAAAGTTTAGAAATGAAGGCTTAAATATTCAGATGGAAAAAGATGATCTTAATATTATGAAGAAATATCCAGTAGACTTTGTGTCTTTTAGTTATTATATGTCATCTTGTTCAGCAAAAAGTGTAGAAGGTTTAGATACAGCAGTCGGTAATACAATAACTGCAGTTAAGAATCCATATTTACCAGCGAGTGATTGGGGTTGGCAAATTGATCCAATCGGACTGAGAATATCAATGGTAGATTTATATGACAGATATAGAAAACCATTGTTTATTGTTGAAAATGGATTAGGAGCTAAAGATGAACTAATTGATGGAACTGTTGACGATCAATATCGTATTAATTATTTTGATGTGCATTTTAAAGAAATGCTCAATGCTATTGAAATTGATGGTGTAGAATGTTTGGGATACACGTCATGGGGATGTATAGATATAGTCAGTGAATCAACAAAACAAATGAGTAAGAGATACGGTTTCATTTATGTAGATTGTGATGATTTAGGAAATGGAACATATAAACGCTATCCTAAGAAATCATTTTATTGGTATAAGAAAGTCATTGAAACAAATGGTGCTTGTTTATTTGAAAAGTAA
- a CDS encoding MurR/RpiR family transcriptional regulator, with product MIIDKMCALKNLTSQEKAVVEYILDNPKDLLDMNVSELAKASYTSSSTVIRLCKKLEVKGFADLKFIYASEFPEMMKQREMVKTKPFDESSSIDDIINTLPFVYLKTMDYTKSMLSRNTIIRITNLMKQAKRIEIYGDGVNYDLAKMMAFRFENVHKDCFVYNASHWEHIKYLEYQKIPTLGILLSHTGKNPMVIDAAKRLKESGIKTLSISCNSDMRLANITDENIQIMDGRNQLELQTTTYTVAVQYVLDICISSLMLHHMDTIEEVYSKLMNARAEWQNEKMK from the coding sequence ATGATTATAGATAAAATGTGTGCACTAAAGAATTTAACATCTCAAGAAAAGGCAGTCGTTGAGTATATTCTTGACAATCCGAAAGATTTATTAGATATGAATGTTAGTGAACTCGCTAAAGCCAGTTATACTTCATCATCTACAGTCATCCGATTATGTAAAAAGCTAGAAGTCAAAGGTTTTGCTGATCTTAAATTTATCTATGCTTCAGAATTTCCAGAAATGATGAAACAAAGAGAGATGGTTAAAACTAAGCCATTTGATGAATCATCATCCATAGACGATATTATTAATACTTTACCTTTTGTTTATTTAAAAACTATGGATTATACAAAAAGTATGTTATCAAGAAATACGATTATCAGAATTACAAACTTAATGAAACAAGCCAAAAGAATAGAAATATATGGAGATGGTGTTAATTATGATTTGGCAAAAATGATGGCTTTTCGATTTGAAAACGTACATAAGGACTGCTTTGTTTATAATGCTTCACATTGGGAACATATTAAATATTTAGAATATCAAAAGATTCCTACTTTAGGAATACTCTTATCTCATACAGGTAAAAATCCTATGGTCATAGACGCAGCTAAAAGATTAAAAGAAAGCGGTATTAAAACCCTTTCTATTTCCTGTAATAGTGATATGAGATTAGCGAATATTACAGATGAGAATATTCAAATCATGGATGGTAGAAATCAGCTAGAATTACAAACCACAACATATACAGTAGCAGTTCAATATGTATTAGATATTTGTATATCTTCGTTAATGTTACATCATATGGATACAATTGAAGAAGTCTATTCAAAATTAATGAATGCAAGAGCTGAATGGCAAAATGAAAAAATGAAATGA